The proteins below come from a single Kitasatospora sp. NBC_00315 genomic window:
- a CDS encoding TetR family transcriptional regulator → MDDVTPTNGADSTDGFEGTGRKRRLGRGRVKSAPVDRSGDDDGLATGAPAGSELPGSRAQPKTDKSEQTRALILETAMRLFQERGYEKTTMRAIATEAGVSVGNAYYYFSAKEFLIQGFYDRMTYAHAIDTRNRMADTREFAERLEITLNSWLDTAAPYHEFAAQFFRTAADPTSSLSPFSNESHPARATAVALFREVLEGSELAPKLDAELVELLPDVLWLHLMIVVLYWVFDRTPDTERTREFVRRSTPMAARVINLSRYRVFRPIVRDAKELIQDFILPTIGRTAKP, encoded by the coding sequence GTGGACGACGTGACGCCGACGAACGGCGCGGACAGCACCGACGGCTTCGAGGGCACCGGCCGTAAGCGGCGACTCGGCCGCGGCCGGGTGAAGTCGGCCCCGGTGGACAGGTCGGGCGACGACGACGGTCTCGCGACCGGCGCCCCCGCCGGGTCCGAACTCCCCGGCAGCCGGGCCCAACCGAAGACGGACAAGAGCGAGCAGACCCGGGCCCTGATCCTGGAGACGGCCATGCGGCTGTTCCAGGAACGCGGTTACGAGAAGACCACCATGCGGGCCATTGCCACCGAGGCGGGCGTCTCGGTCGGAAATGCCTACTACTATTTCTCGGCCAAGGAATTCCTGATCCAGGGATTCTACGACCGAATGACGTACGCCCATGCGATCGACACCAGAAATCGCATGGCCGATACCCGGGAATTCGCGGAGCGGCTGGAGATCACACTGAACTCCTGGCTCGACACGGCCGCGCCGTATCACGAGTTCGCGGCGCAGTTCTTCCGCACCGCCGCCGACCCGACCAGCTCGCTGAGCCCGTTCTCCAACGAGTCCCACCCGGCCCGGGCCACCGCCGTGGCACTGTTCCGGGAGGTGCTGGAGGGTTCGGAGCTGGCCCCCAAGCTGGACGCGGAACTGGTGGAGCTGCTGCCCGACGTCCTGTGGCTGCACCTCATGATCGTGGTGCTCTACTGGGTCTTCGACCGCACGCCCGACACCGAGCGGACGCGGGAATTCGTCCGGCGGTCGACTCCCATGGCAGCGCGCGTCATCAACCTCTCCCGCTACCGGGTGTTCCGGCCGATCGTCCGCGACGCCAAGGAACTGATCCAGGACTTCATCCTGCCGACCATCGGACGCACCGCGAAGCCGTGA